The following are encoded together in the Dickeya lacustris genome:
- the ndk gene encoding nucleoside-diphosphate kinase, which yields MTIERTFSIIKPNAVAKNAIGAIYARFESAGFTIIASKMLHLSREQAEGFYAEHQGKPFFDGLVDFMTSGPIMVQVLQAENAVQRNRDIMGATNPANALAGTLRADYADSFTANAVHGSDSVESAEREIAYFFSADEIFPRSR from the coding sequence ATGACGATAGAACGTACCTTTTCCATTATTAAGCCGAATGCTGTTGCTAAAAACGCCATTGGCGCGATTTATGCCCGTTTCGAAAGCGCAGGTTTCACTATCATTGCCTCTAAAATGCTGCACTTAAGCCGCGAGCAGGCCGAAGGTTTTTACGCCGAACATCAAGGCAAACCGTTTTTCGATGGCCTGGTCGATTTCATGACTTCCGGCCCTATCATGGTACAGGTGTTGCAGGCAGAAAATGCTGTGCAGCGTAACCGCGATATCATGGGTGCAACCAATCCGGCGAATGCGCTGGCGGGTACGCTGCGTGCCGATTATGCAGACAGCTTTACGGCAAACGCGGTGCACGGGTCTGATTCTGTTGAATCAGCCGAGCGTGAAATTGCGTATTTCTTTAGCGCCGACGAAATTTTTCCGCGCAGCCGTTAA
- the ispG gene encoding flavodoxin-dependent (E)-4-hydroxy-3-methylbut-2-enyl-diphosphate synthase — protein sequence MHNPAPINRRKSTRIYVGNVPIGDGAPIAVQSMTNTRTTDVEATVRQIKALERVGVDIVRVSVPTMDAAEAFRLIKQQVNVPLVADIHFDYRIALKVAEYGVDCLRINPGNIGNEERIRSVVDCARDKNIPIRIGVNAGSLEKDLQEKYGEPTPQALLESAMRHVDILDRLNFQTFKVSVKASDVFLAVESYRLLAAQIQQPLHLGITEAGGARSGAVKSAIGLGLLLSEGIGDTLRVSLAADPVEEVKVGFDILKSLRIRSRGINFIACPTCSRQEFDVIGTVNALEQRLEDIITPMDVSIIGCVVNGPGEALVSTLGVTGGNKKSGFYEDGVRQKERFDNDDMIAQLEAKIRAKAAMLDETQRIAVNVVEK from the coding sequence ATGCATAATCCAGCGCCCATCAACCGCCGAAAATCAACCCGAATCTATGTTGGTAATGTACCGATCGGTGACGGCGCACCGATAGCGGTGCAATCCATGACCAACACCCGCACTACTGATGTTGAAGCCACCGTCAGGCAGATAAAAGCACTAGAGCGGGTAGGGGTGGATATTGTGCGCGTTTCCGTGCCGACCATGGATGCCGCCGAGGCTTTTCGGCTTATCAAACAGCAGGTCAATGTCCCGCTGGTGGCCGATATTCATTTTGATTACCGTATTGCGCTGAAAGTCGCGGAATACGGTGTCGATTGCCTGCGTATTAACCCCGGCAACATTGGCAACGAAGAGCGTATTCGCTCCGTTGTCGATTGTGCGCGCGATAAAAACATCCCGATTCGCATCGGCGTGAATGCCGGGTCGTTAGAAAAAGATTTGCAGGAAAAATATGGTGAGCCGACGCCGCAAGCGCTGCTCGAGTCGGCGATGCGCCATGTCGATATTCTGGATCGCTTGAATTTTCAGACATTTAAAGTCAGTGTCAAGGCATCGGATGTGTTCCTTGCCGTCGAGTCTTATCGCTTGCTGGCCGCCCAGATTCAACAGCCATTACACCTTGGTATTACCGAAGCCGGTGGTGCACGTAGCGGTGCGGTGAAATCAGCTATTGGGCTCGGATTGCTGCTTTCTGAAGGTATTGGCGATACGCTGCGCGTGTCACTGGCCGCAGACCCTGTAGAAGAAGTCAAAGTCGGGTTTGATATTCTGAAATCGCTACGTATTCGCTCCCGTGGTATCAACTTTATCGCCTGCCCAACCTGTTCTCGTCAGGAGTTTGACGTGATAGGCACCGTCAACGCGCTGGAGCAGCGTCTGGAAGACATCATTACACCGATGGATGTATCGATTATCGGCTGTGTTGTGAACGGGCCTGGGGAAGCGCTGGTATCAACACTTGGCGTCACCGGTGGTAACAAGAAAAGCGGTTTCTATGAAGATGGCGTGCGGCAAAAAGAGCGCTTTGACAACGATGATATGATAGCGCAACTGGAAGCGAAGATTCGCGCTAAAGCCGCAATGCTGGACGAGACGCAGCGTATTGCGGTCAATGTTGTAGAGAAATGA
- the der gene encoding ribosome biogenesis GTPase Der, with protein sequence MIPVVALVGRPNVGKSTLFNRLTRTRDALVADFPGLTRDRKYGRAEVEGNEFIIIDTGGIDGTEDGVETRMAAQSLLAIEEADIVLFLVDARDGLMPADHAIAQHLRTREKDTFLVANKIDGIDIDTGIADFYSLGLGDVYPIAASHGRGVTALLEKVLLPFATDPQEEARELTEEEANAAYWAEQLGEHAENEGEEPQDEAPNLEGLPIKLAIVGRPNVGKSTLTNRILGEDRVVVYDMPGTTRDSIYIPMERDGRDYVLIDTAGVRKRGKITDTVEKFSVIKTLQAIEDANVVLLVIDAREGISDQDLSLLGFILNSGRSLAIVVNKWDGLSQEVKEQVKETLDLRLGFIDFARIHFISALHGSGVGNLFESVNEAYECSTRRVGTAMLTRIMQMAVDDHQPPLVRGRRVKLKYAHAGGYNPPIVVIHGNQVKDLPDSYKRYLMNYYRRSLDVMGTPIRIQFKEGENPFANKRNMLTPNQMRKRKRLMQHIKKSK encoded by the coding sequence ATGATACCTGTCGTCGCGCTTGTCGGGCGCCCGAATGTGGGTAAATCCACGCTGTTTAACCGCCTGACGCGCACCCGTGACGCATTGGTGGCGGATTTCCCTGGGCTGACGCGTGACCGCAAGTATGGTCGTGCTGAAGTTGAGGGTAATGAGTTCATCATCATCGATACCGGTGGTATTGATGGTACTGAAGATGGTGTTGAAACCCGAATGGCTGCACAGTCGCTATTGGCGATTGAAGAGGCTGATATCGTGTTGTTTTTGGTGGATGCCCGCGATGGCTTAATGCCTGCTGACCACGCGATTGCCCAGCATCTGCGTACCCGTGAAAAAGATACGTTTTTGGTCGCGAACAAAATCGATGGTATTGATATCGATACGGGGATCGCCGATTTCTACTCGCTCGGCCTGGGTGATGTCTATCCTATTGCCGCATCTCATGGCCGGGGTGTGACCGCGTTGCTGGAGAAGGTACTGTTGCCATTTGCAACAGACCCGCAAGAAGAAGCCCGAGAGCTGACTGAAGAAGAAGCGAATGCGGCTTATTGGGCGGAGCAACTTGGCGAGCATGCAGAAAACGAGGGTGAGGAACCGCAAGATGAAGCCCCGAATTTAGAAGGGCTGCCTATCAAGCTTGCTATTGTCGGGCGGCCAAATGTTGGCAAATCGACGCTGACTAACCGCATCCTCGGTGAAGACCGGGTGGTGGTCTATGATATGCCCGGTACCACTCGCGACAGTATTTATATCCCGATGGAGCGCGATGGGCGTGATTATGTTTTGATTGATACCGCTGGGGTACGTAAGCGCGGAAAAATCACTGATACAGTTGAGAAATTCTCGGTTATCAAGACATTACAGGCGATCGAAGATGCCAACGTGGTGTTGCTGGTCATTGATGCCCGCGAGGGGATTTCCGATCAGGACTTGTCGCTGCTGGGCTTTATCCTCAATTCAGGGCGTTCATTGGCCATCGTCGTGAACAAATGGGATGGCTTATCGCAGGAAGTAAAAGAACAGGTCAAAGAAACACTCGATCTACGTCTTGGCTTTATTGACTTCGCACGCATTCACTTTATTTCAGCACTGCATGGCAGCGGTGTAGGAAACCTGTTTGAGTCGGTAAATGAAGCGTATGAATGTTCGACGCGTCGCGTCGGCACCGCAATGTTGACCCGTATTATGCAAATGGCGGTGGACGATCATCAGCCGCCGCTGGTTCGCGGCCGTCGCGTTAAATTGAAGTATGCACATGCAGGCGGCTATAACCCGCCGATCGTGGTCATCCACGGTAATCAGGTGAAAGATCTTCCCGATTCCTATAAACGTTATCTGATGAATTACTACCGGCGCTCCCTGGATGTGATGGGGACACCGATTCGCATTCAGTTTAAAGAAGGGGAAAACCCGTTTGCCAATAAGCGCAATATGCTGACGCCGAATCAGATGCGTAAACGTAAACGCCTGATGCAGCATATTAAGAAAAGCAAATAA
- a CDS encoding bifunctional tRNA (adenosine(37)-C2)-methyltransferase TrmG/ribosomal RNA large subunit methyltransferase RlmN, translating into MSEQTVSPAIAVSDAITAARSGNQKINLLDFNRQQMRAFFAELGEKPFRADQVMKWIYHYCCDDFNQMTDINKVLRGKLQEIAEIRAPDVVDEQRSSDGTIKWAILVDGQRVETVYIPEEERATLCVSSQVGCALECKFCSTAQQGFNRNLRVSEIIGQVWRAAKIIGAAKVTGQRPITNVVMMGMGEPLLNLTNVVPAMEIMLDDFGFGLSKRRVTLSTSGVVPALDKLGDMIDVALAISLHAPTDEIRNEIMPINKKYNIETFLAAVRRYLDKSNANQGRVTVEYVMLDHINDGTEHAHQLAECLKDTPCKINLIPWNPFPGAPYGRSSNSRVDRFSKVLMEYGFTTIVRKTRGDDIDAACGQLAGEVVDRTKRTLKKKMQRDTIAVKSV; encoded by the coding sequence ATGTCAGAGCAAACTGTATCTCCTGCAATCGCCGTGTCCGATGCGATTACTGCTGCCCGTAGCGGCAATCAAAAAATCAACCTGTTGGATTTCAATCGTCAGCAAATGCGCGCGTTTTTTGCCGAACTGGGCGAAAAACCCTTCCGTGCCGATCAGGTGATGAAATGGATTTATCACTACTGCTGTGATGATTTTAACCAAATGACCGACATCAATAAGGTGCTGCGCGGTAAGTTACAAGAAATAGCGGAAATCCGTGCGCCAGACGTGGTGGATGAGCAGCGCTCCTCTGATGGTACGATCAAATGGGCCATTTTAGTCGATGGTCAACGGGTCGAGACGGTATACATCCCAGAGGAAGAGCGCGCCACGCTGTGCGTCTCATCTCAGGTCGGCTGCGCGTTGGAGTGCAAATTTTGCTCAACGGCACAGCAGGGGTTTAACCGAAATCTGCGGGTGTCCGAGATTATCGGCCAGGTGTGGCGTGCGGCTAAAATTATCGGCGCGGCCAAAGTCACCGGTCAGCGTCCTATTACCAATGTCGTGATGATGGGCATGGGAGAGCCGCTACTGAATCTGACCAATGTGGTGCCAGCGATGGAGATCATGTTGGATGATTTCGGTTTTGGCCTCTCTAAGCGCCGGGTGACGCTCTCTACCTCTGGCGTGGTGCCTGCGTTGGATAAGTTGGGTGACATGATTGATGTGGCATTGGCGATATCCTTGCACGCGCCGACGGATGAAATCCGTAATGAAATCATGCCTATCAATAAAAAATATAACATCGAAACCTTCCTGGCGGCTGTGCGACGTTACCTAGATAAATCCAATGCGAATCAGGGACGAGTGACCGTGGAGTATGTGATGCTAGATCACATCAATGACGGAACCGAGCATGCTCATCAACTGGCCGAGTGCCTGAAAGATACGCCATGTAAAATCAACCTGATTCCCTGGAACCCCTTCCCCGGCGCGCCATACGGTCGTAGCTCGAATAGCCGTGTTGACAGATTTTCCAAAGTGCTCATGGAGTATGGTTTTACCACCATTGTGCGTAAGACGCGTGGCGATGATATTGATGCCGCCTGCGGTCAGTTAGCCGGTGAAGTGGTAGACCGAACTAAACGCACGCTCAAGAAAAAAATGCAACGCGATACAATTGCAGTAAAAAGCGTCTGA
- the hisS gene encoding histidine--tRNA ligase — translation MAKNIQAIRGMNDYLPAETALWQRIEDNLKQVLRGYGYNEIRLPIVEQTSLFKRAIGEVTDVVEKEMYTFEDRNGDSLTLRPEGTAGCVRAGIEHGILYNQEQRLWYIGPMFRHERPQKGRYRQFHQLGCEVFGLKGPDIDAELILMTARWWRALGIDQHVSLELNSIGSLEARARYREALIAFLEQHKDNLDEDCLRRMYTNPLRVLDSKNAQVQALLNNAPVLTDYLDDESRSHFNELCELLTLSGIPYKVNSRLVRGLDYYNRTVFEWVTTSLGSQGTVCGGGRYDGMVEQLGGSATPAVGFAMGLERLVLLVQTVNPTFAAQPGVDVYLISSGNGTQHAAIQLAEKVRDALPQLKLMTNYGGGNFKKQFARADKSGARVALVLGENEVAAGQVVVKNLVTGEQETVAQADVAARLVALLD, via the coding sequence GTGGCAAAGAATATTCAAGCCATCCGTGGCATGAACGACTATCTCCCGGCTGAAACGGCATTGTGGCAGCGTATTGAGGACAACCTGAAACAGGTGCTCCGTGGTTACGGTTATAACGAAATCCGTTTACCGATAGTGGAGCAGACCTCGCTGTTTAAACGCGCGATTGGCGAAGTAACCGACGTGGTCGAAAAAGAGATGTACACGTTTGAAGATCGCAATGGCGACAGCCTGACGCTACGCCCGGAAGGAACTGCAGGGTGTGTACGCGCCGGTATTGAACATGGCATTTTGTATAATCAGGAGCAGCGTCTTTGGTATATCGGGCCCATGTTCCGTCATGAGCGCCCCCAGAAAGGACGTTATCGCCAGTTTCATCAGCTTGGGTGTGAGGTGTTCGGTTTAAAAGGGCCGGATATTGATGCGGAGTTGATTTTGATGACGGCGCGCTGGTGGCGAGCGCTGGGCATTGATCAGCATGTTAGTCTGGAGCTCAACTCGATTGGTTCTCTCGAGGCGCGAGCTCGCTACCGCGAGGCGTTAATTGCTTTTCTCGAACAGCATAAAGATAATCTTGATGAAGACTGCCTGCGCCGAATGTACACCAACCCCCTGCGTGTACTCGACTCTAAAAATGCCCAGGTGCAGGCTTTACTGAATAATGCCCCGGTGCTGACAGATTATCTTGATGATGAGTCCCGCTCACATTTCAATGAATTGTGTGAACTTTTGACCCTCTCCGGTATCCCATATAAGGTCAACTCACGACTGGTTCGCGGGTTGGACTATTACAACCGCACGGTGTTTGAGTGGGTAACGACCAGTCTTGGTTCTCAGGGGACTGTGTGTGGTGGCGGTCGTTACGATGGTATGGTGGAGCAGTTAGGCGGCTCTGCTACACCAGCTGTAGGGTTTGCCATGGGGCTTGAGCGCCTGGTTCTGTTGGTGCAAACCGTTAATCCGACCTTTGCTGCGCAACCGGGTGTGGATGTCTACCTGATTTCATCAGGCAACGGCACTCAGCATGCTGCCATTCAACTGGCGGAGAAAGTGCGTGATGCGTTGCCCCAGCTAAAACTGATGACGAATTACGGTGGCGGTAACTTCAAAAAACAGTTCGCCCGTGCTGATAAGAGCGGTGCTCGCGTGGCGCTGGTACTGGGAGAAAATGAAGTCGCAGCCGGACAGGTCGTAGTGAAAAATCTGGTCACAGGCGAGCAGGAAACCGTGGCTCAAGCAGATGTAGCGGCGCGCCTCGTGGCGTTACTGGATTAA
- the bamB gene encoding outer membrane protein assembly factor BamB — MQLRKTLLVGLVAVTLLSGCSLFDREEDVVKMSPLPQVNNQFTPTKVWSRSVGGGVGEFYSNLRPAWQDNRVYAADRRGTVKALDLNSGEEKWRADLSQKTSLLSSNTPALLSGGVSVSGNHVYVGSERAQLFALNADDGSVLWQTKVAGEVLSRPVVSDGVVLVHTSNGMLQALGESDGTIKWTVNLDMPALSLRGESAPVAAFGAAIVGGDNGRVSAVMINQGQLIWQQRISQPNGATEIARLNDVDTTPVVSGDVVYALGYNGNLTALDLRSGQISWKREIGSVNDFIVDGSRIYLVDQDDRIVALNTSGGVVVWKQGDLLHRNLTAPVLYNGYLVAGDAEGYLHWIDTTDGRFVSQQKVDSSGLLSKPVVASDKLLVQAKGGEVYAFTR; from the coding sequence ATGCAATTGCGTAAAACACTGTTGGTCGGACTGGTTGCTGTCACTCTGCTGAGCGGCTGTTCGCTGTTTGATCGTGAGGAAGATGTTGTCAAAATGTCGCCTCTGCCGCAGGTGAACAATCAGTTTACGCCAACCAAAGTCTGGAGCCGTTCTGTGGGCGGTGGCGTTGGCGAGTTTTACTCGAACTTGCGCCCGGCATGGCAGGACAATCGTGTCTATGCGGCCGATAGACGTGGTACGGTGAAAGCGCTTGATCTCAACAGCGGCGAAGAAAAATGGCGGGCTGATTTATCACAAAAAACCAGTCTGCTGTCCAGCAATACACCGGCCTTGTTATCAGGCGGTGTTTCCGTTTCCGGCAACCATGTCTACGTAGGTAGCGAACGGGCGCAATTGTTTGCGTTAAATGCGGATGATGGCTCTGTGCTCTGGCAAACAAAAGTAGCCGGAGAAGTGTTATCACGCCCGGTGGTCAGCGATGGTGTGGTGCTTGTGCATACCAGCAATGGCATGTTACAGGCACTTGGCGAGTCAGATGGCACCATTAAGTGGACGGTTAATCTTGACATGCCAGCGCTCTCCTTGCGCGGTGAGTCGGCACCGGTTGCCGCGTTCGGTGCGGCTATTGTCGGTGGCGATAATGGCCGAGTCAGCGCGGTGATGATTAATCAGGGGCAGCTGATTTGGCAGCAACGTATTTCTCAGCCTAACGGTGCAACCGAAATCGCACGCCTGAATGACGTTGATACCACGCCGGTAGTTTCGGGTGATGTAGTTTATGCGCTTGGGTATAACGGCAATCTGACCGCGCTTGACCTGCGCTCGGGTCAGATAAGCTGGAAGCGTGAAATTGGCTCGGTGAATGATTTTATCGTTGATGGTTCGCGCATTTATCTGGTGGATCAGGACGATCGTATCGTGGCGTTGAATACCAGCGGTGGTGTGGTTGTCTGGAAGCAGGGTGATTTATTGCACCGCAATCTGACGGCGCCAGTGCTGTATAACGGCTATCTGGTGGCGGGGGATGCCGAAGGTTATCTCCACTGGATTGACACCACTGATGGGCGCTTTGTTTCCCAGCAGAAAGTGGACAGCTCGGGCCTGCTGAGTAAACCAGTAGTGGCCAGCGATAAACTGCTGGTACAAGCGAAAGGCGGTGAGGTTTACGCCTTTACTCGTTAA
- the rodZ gene encoding cytoskeleton protein RodZ yields the protein MNTEATQDNTVATIVTPGERLRDARERLGLTQQVVAERLCLKLSTVREIEEDNTPAGLAPTFLRGYIRSYARLVHLPEEELLPMLEKQVVPSRVANVAPMQSLALGKSRKRRDGWLMLFTWLILIGVLGLTVAWWWQNHQAQQQEINSMVDHANDPQSRKSAQAAEDVEPVDTDDNAQVDAPAAGNNAVATNAPVASPVTPSSATAPSAPTAAASAAPQPLLDQAATTPASTVAQATNEPGAISLRFNADCWLEVVDATGKKLLSGVQRGGSALSLSGQAPYRLKIGAPGAVQIDFQGKPVDLSRFVKSHQVARLTLTAE from the coding sequence ATGAATACTGAAGCCACCCAAGATAATACTGTAGCAACAATAGTGACCCCCGGTGAGCGTTTACGTGATGCGCGTGAGCGTTTAGGACTGACGCAACAGGTTGTTGCAGAGCGGTTGTGCCTAAAGTTATCGACCGTTCGAGAAATAGAGGAAGATAATACTCCTGCTGGCCTTGCGCCTACGTTCCTGCGCGGTTACATCCGTTCTTATGCCCGTCTAGTTCATCTTCCTGAAGAAGAACTGTTGCCGATGCTGGAAAAGCAGGTCGTGCCTAGCCGTGTGGCGAATGTTGCGCCGATGCAGAGTTTGGCGTTGGGCAAAAGCCGTAAAAGGCGCGATGGCTGGTTGATGTTATTTACCTGGCTTATCCTGATTGGGGTGTTAGGGCTGACGGTTGCCTGGTGGTGGCAGAATCATCAAGCCCAGCAGCAGGAAATCAACTCGATGGTGGATCACGCAAACGATCCGCAGAGCCGCAAAAGCGCGCAAGCCGCAGAAGATGTCGAGCCTGTTGATACCGATGACAATGCCCAGGTTGATGCGCCAGCGGCGGGTAATAATGCCGTGGCGACAAATGCGCCAGTGGCATCACCGGTAACGCCTTCTTCTGCCACAGCGCCATCTGCACCAACGGCGGCTGCCTCAGCCGCACCACAGCCTCTGTTAGATCAAGCTGCGACTACGCCAGCCAGTACGGTTGCTCAGGCAACCAACGAGCCCGGTGCTATCTCCTTGCGCTTCAATGCCGATTGCTGGCTGGAAGTGGTTGATGCGACAGGCAAGAAATTATTAAGCGGCGTACAACGTGGCGGATCGGCGCTGAGTTTATCTGGTCAGGCACCTTACCGTTTGAAGATTGGTGCCCCTGGTGCCGTACAGATTGATTTTCAGGGTAAACCGGTAGATCTAAGCCGTTTTGTGAAAAGTCATCAGGTAGCACGTTTGACGTTAACGGCTGAGTGA
- the pilW gene encoding type IV pilus biogenesis/stability protein PilW encodes MIGMSWRVVRFSLVSVVLMAAGCAPFSSTPAGAGAAQTRLQLGLEYLARDQVEAARDNLQKAERLAPTDIPVQLGIALYEQHVGDNQAAEKRYQHLLQRSPANGSVLNNYGAFLCRLGQYVAAQRQFDAAAQLADYHHVADALENAGYCFLNAGRTTDAAQWLGRALRYEPGKGKRLLAEARSRFDAGYYCQAQMLLKVYQPRFAASPESLWLQIRFAAQAKKHDDVERYGRQLARSFPQSKQYQQFLANEY; translated from the coding sequence ATGATAGGGATGTCGTGGCGCGTCGTGCGTTTTAGCCTCGTGAGCGTTGTCTTGATGGCGGCAGGATGTGCGCCGTTCTCATCGACGCCAGCAGGAGCGGGAGCAGCGCAAACGCGCTTACAACTGGGCCTGGAGTATCTGGCTCGCGATCAGGTTGAAGCAGCGCGCGATAATTTGCAGAAAGCAGAACGTCTGGCCCCAACCGATATACCGGTACAACTGGGCATCGCGCTTTATGAGCAGCATGTGGGCGATAATCAGGCAGCGGAAAAACGTTATCAGCACCTGTTGCAGCGCTCGCCCGCAAACGGCAGCGTATTAAATAATTACGGTGCGTTTCTCTGCCGTTTAGGGCAGTATGTAGCGGCGCAACGGCAGTTCGATGCGGCAGCGCAACTTGCTGATTACCATCATGTTGCTGATGCGCTTGAGAATGCAGGGTATTGTTTTCTCAACGCCGGGCGTACAACAGACGCAGCGCAATGGCTTGGTCGTGCGTTGCGATATGAACCGGGTAAAGGAAAACGGCTGCTGGCAGAAGCACGCAGTCGTTTTGATGCCGGGTATTATTGTCAGGCGCAGATGCTCCTGAAGGTTTATCAGCCACGGTTTGCGGCCAGCCCCGAAAGCCTGTGGTTACAGATTCGTTTCGCCGCGCAGGCTAAAAAGCATGACGATGTTGAACGTTATGGCAGGCAGCTGGCGCGAAGTTTTCCACAATCCAAACAGTACCAGCAGTTCTTAGCTAATGAATACTGA
- a CDS encoding zinc ribbon domain-containing protein yields MMLSETYCPACQQPMSEVAEAQYRCEGCKRQYQRALLCPDCAQPLQVLAGCGSKSYWCANGHGLISRTRIHVHYQDLA; encoded by the coding sequence ATGATGTTAAGCGAGACCTATTGCCCGGCATGCCAGCAGCCTATGAGCGAAGTGGCCGAGGCGCAGTATCGGTGTGAGGGCTGCAAACGTCAGTATCAGCGGGCGTTGCTGTGCCCTGATTGCGCACAGCCGTTGCAGGTATTGGCTGGCTGTGGCTCAAAAAGCTATTGGTGTGCTAACGGGCATGGCTTGATATCACGCACGCGAATACACGTTCATTATCAGGATCTGGCATAA
- a CDS encoding YfgM family protein encodes MEVYTTENEQIDALRRFFIENGKALAIGVVLGIGALVGWRLWQNHQENSTMAASAAYQQVTESLSGGTAEGIASAEQFAAGDHGNYGAFAALALAHQFVEKNDVAKAEQQLRQAQGLTKDGDLQALIALRLARVQLQQKKPDDALKTLEAIKSEGWLAMVSDVRGDVLVSKGDSQGARDAYNKAMAAKPSQGLQSLLRIKLNNLPS; translated from the coding sequence GTGGAAGTCTATACCACTGAAAACGAACAGATTGATGCACTTCGCCGTTTCTTCATAGAGAACGGAAAAGCATTGGCTATCGGCGTTGTCTTAGGCATTGGCGCACTGGTTGGCTGGCGTTTATGGCAGAACCACCAGGAGAACAGCACGATGGCCGCGTCTGCTGCATATCAGCAGGTTACGGAGTCGTTGTCTGGCGGCACCGCTGAAGGGATAGCATCGGCAGAGCAGTTTGCCGCAGGCGATCATGGTAATTACGGCGCGTTCGCCGCGCTTGCTCTGGCTCATCAGTTTGTTGAGAAAAACGATGTCGCCAAGGCAGAGCAGCAATTGCGTCAGGCCCAAGGGTTGACGAAAGATGGCGACTTGCAGGCATTAATCGCGCTTCGGTTGGCCCGTGTTCAGTTACAGCAAAAAAAACCGGACGATGCGCTAAAGACGCTAGAGGCTATCAAGTCTGAAGGCTGGCTGGCTATGGTGTCGGATGTGCGTGGCGATGTGCTGGTAAGCAAAGGCGACAGCCAGGGCGCACGCGATGCGTACAATAAAGCCATGGCAGCGAAACCCTCCCAGGGATTGCAATCCCTGTTACGTATCAAACTGAATAATCTGCCCAGCTAA
- a CDS encoding M4 family metallopeptidase: MKFARSIIPPYILHRIINNGSDEERRCAQQTLMHVQSLMVTAVAHPETHEERSDTQVLREIHDAGHQQTLPGNLVRKEGEPGNGDVAAEEAYTALGIVHDFFWKIFGRNSLDNKGLPLIGSIHYGKNYQNAFWDGRQMVFGDGDGKIFNRFTSSLDVIAHEMSHGVIESESSLLYFRQSGALSESLADVFGSMIKQYHHNQKVQQADWIIGEGLLSDEIDGKGLRSLSRPGTAYDDLLLGTDPQPAHMRDFVNTREDNGGVHLNSGIPNRAFYLAAIALGGYAWEKTGHIWYDAMCDKALPQNADFSIFARFTVEHAKKRFNAAVAEAVLRSWHQVGIDTGILHEHELE; the protein is encoded by the coding sequence ATGAAGTTCGCTCGTAGCATCATTCCGCCCTATATATTGCATCGTATTATCAACAACGGGTCCGATGAAGAGCGTCGGTGCGCACAACAGACTTTGATGCACGTCCAATCGCTAATGGTAACAGCGGTCGCCCACCCAGAGACCCATGAAGAACGTAGTGACACACAGGTCTTACGTGAAATTCACGATGCTGGCCACCAGCAAACGTTGCCCGGCAACCTTGTCAGAAAAGAGGGTGAACCCGGCAATGGCGATGTTGCGGCAGAAGAAGCCTATACCGCCCTGGGCATCGTGCATGATTTTTTCTGGAAGATATTTGGCCGTAACTCATTGGATAACAAAGGACTGCCGCTTATTGGTAGCATTCATTACGGAAAGAACTACCAAAATGCGTTCTGGGACGGCAGGCAGATGGTGTTTGGTGACGGCGACGGAAAAATATTTAATCGATTTACCTCATCGTTGGATGTCATCGCCCACGAGATGTCGCACGGCGTTATCGAAAGCGAGAGCAGTTTGCTCTATTTTCGCCAGTCTGGTGCGTTGAGCGAATCGCTGGCGGATGTGTTCGGCTCAATGATCAAACAATATCATCACAATCAGAAAGTACAGCAGGCTGACTGGATCATCGGAGAAGGCCTATTAAGTGATGAGATTGATGGTAAAGGGTTACGTTCACTCTCCCGCCCCGGCACGGCCTATGACGATCTCCTCCTCGGCACCGACCCGCAACCCGCCCACATGCGTGACTTCGTCAACACCCGTGAAGATAACGGTGGCGTGCATCTGAACTCAGGGATCCCGAACCGGGCGTTTTATCTCGCAGCGATTGCGTTGGGAGGGTACGCCTGGGAAAAAACGGGTCATATTTGGTATGACGCAATGTGTGATAAAGCGTTGCCGCAAAATGCTGACTTCTCTATTTTTGCCCGCTTTACGGTTGAACATGCGAAAAAGCGCTTTAATGCCGCCGTTGCAGAAGCCGTGCTTCGCTCCTGGCATCAGGTAGGGATTGACACAGGTATCCTGCACGAGCATGAGCTGGAGTAA